From a single Rosa rugosa chromosome 7, drRosRugo1.1, whole genome shotgun sequence genomic region:
- the LOC133720153 gene encoding cationic amino acid transporter 2, vacuolar-like, translated as MGFDSQSQQGANQWGGALNSLIRRKQVDSVHRKAHHQLAKELTVPHLVAIGVGSTIGAGVYILVGTVAREHSGPALTISFLIAGIAAALSAFCYAELASRCPSAGSAYHYTYICIGEGVAWLVGWALILEYTIGGSAVARGISPNLALLFGGADSLPVFLARQYIPALDIMVDPCAAILVFIVTGLLCVGIKESTVAQGIATIANVCAMLFVIVAGTYLGFKTGWSGYQLPTGYFPFGVDGMLAGSATVFFAYIGFDSVASTAEEVKNPQRDLPLGIGAALSICCALYMMVSMVIVGLVPYHAMDPDTPISTAFASHGMQWAAYIITVGAVTALCSTLMGSILPQPRILMAMARDGLLPPFFSEINKSTQVPVKSTIATGIGAAILAFFMDVSQLAGMVSVGTLVAFTMVAICVLILRYVPPDEVPLPASLQDSIDSVSSRHGSNSQDISGDDPKGSVGSSKDSSKPLLDKVDILVELPLIEKQLPLVNYTLSEDNRRKIAGWTIMFTCVGVFLLTYSASSLGLPSFLRYAVCGAGGILVLFGLIVLTCIDQDDARHSFGHTGGFICPFVPLLPIICILINVYLLINLGGDTWARVAVWLIIGVLVYVFYGRTHSSLQDAVYVPAAHANEIFRSSENYVA; from the exons ATGGGGTTTGATTCGCAGTCGCAACAAGGTGCAAACCAATGGGGTGGTGCTCTTAATAGTCTGATTCGGAGGAAGCAGGTCGATTCCGTTCACCGCAAGGCTCATCATCAATTGGCCAAGGAGTTGACTGTTCCCCATCTCGTTGCaattg GTGTGGGCTCAACAATCGGAGCAGGAGTGTATATTCTTGTTGGAACAGTTGCCAGAGAGCATTCTGGACCAGCCCTCACTATTTCCTTTCTCATTGCCGGAATCGCCGCCGCCCTTTCCGCCTTTTGTTATGCCGAGCTTGCAAGTCGTTGTCCCTCTGCCGGAAGCGCCTATCACTACACCTACATATGCATTGGAGAAGG TGTTGCTTGGTTGGTTGGTTGGGCTTTGATTCTCGAATATACCATTGGTGGTTCAGCTGTTGCTCGCGGCATCTCCCCTAATCTG GCATTACTCTTTGGAGGAGCAGACAGTCTGCCTGTTTTTCTAGCCCGTCAATACATTCCTGCGCTTGATATTATGGTTGACCCATGTGCAGCCATTCTAGTATTTATTGTCACAGGGCTCCTGTGTGTGGGAATCAAGGAG AGTACAGTGGCACAAGGCATTGCGACGATAGCGAATGTATGTGCAATGTTATTTGTCATAGTTGCTGGTACTTATTTGGGATTTAAGACCGGCTGGTCTGGATATCAACTTCCTACTGG GTACTTCCCCTTTGGGGTGGATGGTATGCTTGCCGGGTCTGCAACTGTCTTCTTTGCTTACATTGGTTTTGATTCAGTTGCAAGCACTGCTGAAGAG GTGAAGAATCCCCAACGAGATTTACCACTGGGTATTGGTGCTGCACTATCTATATGCTGTGCATTGTATATGATGGTTTCCATGGTCATTGTTGGTTTAGTGCCTTATCATGCAATGGATCCTGACACGCCCATCTCTACTGCATTTGCTAGCCATGGGATGCAATGGGCTGC CTATATCATTACTGTTGGAGCTGTTACTGCTCTCTGCTCGACATTGATGGGGTCTATTCTTCCGCAG CCGCGAATTCTGATGGCAATGGCTAGAGATGGATTGCTGCCGCCATTTTTCTCGGAGATTAATAAAAGCACTCAGGTCCCTGTCAAGAGTACAATAGCAACTGGGATTGGTGCTGCAATCTTGGCATTCTTCATGGATGTTTCACAGTTAGCAGGAATG GTTAGTGTGGGTACACTTGTTGCATTCACTATGGTAGCAATATGTGTACTTATACTCAGATATGTCCCACCGGATGAGGTGCCTTTGCCTGCATCTCTGCAGGATTCCATTGATTCAGTCTCCTCGCGGCATGGTAGTAATTCTCAAGATATCAGTGGGGATGATCCTAAGGGTAGTGTTGGGTCTTCCAAAGATAGTTCTAAACCTCTACTTGACAAAGTGGATATCTTGGTTGAACTTCCTCTGATTGAAAAGCAACTACCCCTTGTTAACT ACACACTAAGTGAAGATAACAGGCGAAAAATTGCTGGCTGGACCATAATGTTCACATGTGTAGGGGTGTTTCTCCTGACATATTCAGCTTCAAGTTTGGGCCTCCCCAG CTTTCTTCGCTATGCAGTATGTGGAGCTGGTGGTATCCTTGTTCTATTTGGTCTGATTGTGCTGACTTGTATAGATCAAGATGATGCACGGCACAGCTTTGGGCACACAGGAG GTTTCATATGCCCATTTGTTCCATTGCTTCCAATCATCTGTATTCTCATCAACGTCTACTTACTCATCAATCTTGG AGGTGACACCTGGGCTCGTGTTGCTGTATGGCTGATAATAGGAGTGTTGGTTTATGTATTTTATGGCCGAACTCACAGCTCACTGCAAGATGCAGTTTACGTGCCAGCAGCCCATGCCAATGAAATTTTCCgcagctcagaaaattatgttGCTTGA